A part of Vigna radiata var. radiata cultivar VC1973A chromosome 11, Vradiata_ver6, whole genome shotgun sequence genomic DNA contains:
- the LOC106776734 gene encoding uncharacterized protein LOC106776734, protein MECIGVASRGIVHEVLTRYNYQQWKTLMKSYLRGENLWNVVENGYASTPIDAQRDAKALHIIQLSCAPNIFEQIEHLQTAHEAWNHLAIVCRSEFKVQPHIRHGVVSDNVSEHKALYKFVENGDWEGTNSYLEDQQHAIFWTPPSGRTVLHVATIEGHITIVAGLVYLGKKQLIEMQDEDGNTALALAAGYTGNVNIARRFLNAEGGEELLGIENKEGEIPLLMAANSGRKRMTRYLYFRSSSHVIHHQSSQNRVLLLERCIQAHIFDVALKLLESYKELPIESLRVLHELARMPSAYLQASRWQTMVDSLKNDTLVELILTIMHMFGKFVESTIMDLCGLKSKNIQDVFGQKNEFLQILRYYKDIVSKLNSSQLRDYLVYDAMLEAAKHGNVEFINAMWEANHDLLWAMDNHGRDIFSYAVLHRKHNVFQLMHTLCGNKDIINYSTDMFGNNLLHLAARLGPLSDLNLRPGAALQMQREIQWFKAVEEVVHVKCREAKNGEGKTPEEIFIETHMKLMRHGEKWAKETAGTFAIVGVLVITVMFGAVFTVPGGLNQETGIPILLMEKRFSVFIVADVISLLASIITVLIYIDMQTSRYAPTDFLKRLPTKIMSGLGFLSMSLVSMMITFCAALGIVLTKKCKYKDLFTGVVILTGITFILLVSSLRLLLQIFQFITANPITGHQKLTFIGRFFRKLLLLPIKACRH, encoded by the exons ATGGAATGCATTGGTGTTGCATCCCGCGGAATAGTTCATGAAGTGCTTACAAGATACAACTATCAACAATGGAAAACTTTAATGAAAAGCTATCTGAGGGGGGAAAATCTGTGGAATGTTGTGGAGAATGGTTATGCTTCGACACCCATTGATGCACAGAGAGACGCAAAGGCTCTGCATATTATTCAACTATCATGTGCACCAAACATTTTCGAACAAATTGAACACCTCCAAACCGCCCATGAAGCTTGGAATCACTTGGCTATAGTTTGCAGGTCTGAGTTTAAAGTCCAACCGCATATTCGACACG GTGTGGTATCCGACAACGTTAGTGAGCACAAAGCTTTATACAAGTTTGTGGAAAACGGTGATTGGGAAGGCACAAACTCATACTTGGAGGATCAACAGCATGCCATATTTTGGACTCCGCCTTCAGGTAGGACTGTTCTTCATGTTGCAACAATAGAAGGACATATCACAATTGTGGCTGGGTTAGTGTACTTAGGGAAGAAGCAATTAATAGAAATGCAAGATGAGGATGGTAATACTGCTCTTGCTCTTGCTGCTGGTTACACTGGAAACGTTAATATAGCAAGACGTTTTCTAAATGCGGAAGGTGGCGAAGAATTGCTTGGTATAGAGAACAAAGAGGGTGAGATCCCTCTTCTTATGGCTGCTAATTCAGGACGCAAAAGAATGACTCGTTACCTTTACTTTAGAAGTTCTTCCCATGTCATTCATCACCAGTCTTCACAAAATCGAGTTTTGCTTCTGGAACGATGCATCCAAGCGCATATATTTG ATGTGGCTTTGAAATTGCTTGAATCTTACAAGGAACTGCCCATTGAATCCTTACGCGTCTTGCACGAATTGGCTCGAATGCCTTCTGCATATTTACAGGCCAGCCGTTGGCAGACAATGGTTGACAGTTTGAAAAATG ATACTTTAGTCGAATTGATTTTGACAATTATGCACATGTTTGGAAAGTTTGTGG AATCGACAATTATGGATCTATGTGGACTGAAATCCAAAAATATACAGGATGTATTTGGACAAAAGAATGAATTTCTACAAATATTAAGGTATTATAAAGATATTGTTTCGAAGTTGAATAGTTCACAACTCCGGGATTATTTGGTTTATGATGCCATGTTGGAAGCAGCAAAACATGGAAATGTTGAGTTCATAAATGCTATGTGGGAGGCTAACCATGACCTCTTATGGGCAATGGACAATCATGGAAGAGACATATTTTCGTATGCGGTTCTTCATCGCAAACACAATGTGTTCCAACTCATGCATACTCTCTGTGGAAATAAGGATATAATTAACTATTCAACAGACATGTTTGGCAATAATCTATTGCATTTGGCGGCACGTTTAGGACCTTTATCTGATCTGAATCTCAGACCCGGTGCTGCTCTGCAAATGCAAAGAGAAATTCAATGGTTTAAG GCGGTGGAGGAAGTTGTGCATGTGAAATGTAGAGAAGCCAAAAATGGTGAGGGTAAGACGCCTGAAGAGATATTTATTGAAACGCACATGAAGCTGATGAGACATGGAGAAAAATGGGCAAAGGAAACAGCTGGGACATTTGCAATTGTGGGTGTTCTCGTTATAACTGTGATGTTCGGTGCAGTCTTCACAGTACCAGGGGGTCTCAATCAAGAGACTGGAATACCGATTTTGTTAATGGAAAAACGGTTTAGTGTGTTTATTGTAGCTGATGTAATCTCTCTCTTGGCGTCTATCATTACAGTATTGATATACATTGACATGCAAACATCGCGTTATGCTCCGACAGACTTCCTAAAAAGATTGCCCACCAAGATAATGTCAGGGCTTGGGTTCCTTTCCATGTCTCTAGTGTCCATGATGATTACCTTCTGTGCTGCGCTTGGAATAGTTCtaacaaaaaaatgtaaatacaaGGACCTCTTTACAGGAGTCGTCATATTGACAGGCATTACCTTCATTTTACTTGTATCCTCACTCAGACTCCTACTTCAGATTTTCCAATTTATAACAGCAAATCCCATCACCGGTCACCAAAAGTTAACCTTCATCGGAAGATTTTTTCGTaagctgttgttgttgcctatCAAAGCATGCCGACATTAA